In a single window of the candidate division WOR-3 bacterium genome:
- the rlmN gene encoding 23S rRNA (adenine(2503)-C(2))-methyltransferase RlmN, which yields MRENIKEYSLKALKEKMLTLNLEAYRGEQVFKWLWQKDADDFTVMTNLSKELRKLFAGIFFIPELKILKVLSAEDGSKKFLFQLEDNEKIEAVFIPEAKRKTVCVSTQVGCPLQCRFCATALMGFIRNLEAYEIAEQIRLIQKQIKEKITNIVFMGMGEPLLNFENLIAAIEITSSPLALGISQRHTTISTAGLTDGIRRLLNSPYKVKLAISLNFPDQKQRSKMMPINKKFPLSEILPLAKDYSIKKNMVTFEYVLIDKINDRIKDAQKLLDLLKGIPSKINLIPYNPHPRLPYKRPTPEKIDKFHQYLLRSHHTVTMRKSRGQKILAGCGQLALS from the coding sequence ATGAGAGAAAATATAAAAGAGTATTCCCTTAAGGCGTTGAAAGAGAAGATGCTCACCTTGAATCTCGAGGCGTATCGAGGCGAACAGGTCTTCAAGTGGCTGTGGCAAAAGGACGCTGATGATTTCACCGTTATGACCAATCTTTCAAAGGAATTAAGAAAATTATTCGCCGGAATATTCTTCATTCCTGAATTAAAAATTCTCAAAGTGCTCTCTGCCGAGGACGGCTCGAAAAAATTCCTCTTTCAACTGGAAGATAATGAAAAGATCGAAGCGGTCTTCATCCCCGAGGCAAAAAGAAAAACCGTCTGTGTCTCAACCCAGGTCGGCTGTCCTCTGCAGTGTCGGTTCTGTGCCACGGCGTTAATGGGTTTTATCCGTAATCTGGAGGCTTACGAAATAGCGGAACAGATCAGACTCATCCAGAAACAGATTAAAGAAAAGATCACCAATATCGTCTTTATGGGTATGGGAGAACCGCTCTTGAATTTCGAAAATCTTATCGCTGCAATTGAAATAACCAGTTCACCCCTTGCCCTGGGTATCAGTCAGAGGCATACGACGATTTCAACAGCCGGCCTGACCGACGGCATCCGTCGACTGCTGAATTCACCTTATAAGGTGAAGCTTGCAATATCTCTGAACTTTCCGGATCAAAAACAGCGGAGTAAGATGATGCCGATAAACAAAAAATTTCCCCTGAGTGAAATCCTGCCCCTGGCTAAGGACTACAGTATCAAAAAAAATATGGTCACATTCGAATATGTACTTATCGATAAAATAAATGACCGCATAAAAGACGCCCAGAAGTTGCTTGATCTGCTCAAGGGAATACCTTCAAAGATAAATCTCATCCCCTATAATCCACATCCGCGGTTGCCGTATAAAAGACCGACTCCTGAAAAGATCGACAAATTCCACCAATACCTTCTGAGGTCCCACCATACCGTCACCATGAGGAAATCCCGGGGACAGAAGATACTGGCGGGTTGCGGTCAGCTTGCGCTTTCCTGA
- a CDS encoding sulfide/dihydroorotate dehydrogenase-like FAD/NAD-binding protein, which yields MNEILEKKSLAQGITLIKIKNELIARKALPGQFVVIRLKEESERIPLTLQDYDPQRGIINIVFQIVGKSTKELDLLKEGDTIMDVVGPLGKPTEIEKFGTVVCIGGGVGTPEIYPVARGLRESGNYVVSIIGARSRDLLIMEEEMKAVSDELHVTTDDGSYGRKGFVTDALKELIDKGKKIDRVFAVGPVVMMRAVSETTRPYKIKTLVSLNPIMLDGTGMCGVCRVEVGGETKFACVDGPEFDGHLVNYDLLLKRLNTYLKQEKESMELFERSCKGGCHG from the coding sequence ATGAATGAAATTCTTGAAAAAAAGAGTTTGGCTCAAGGAATTACATTAATCAAAATTAAGAATGAGTTGATCGCCCGAAAGGCGCTGCCCGGACAATTCGTCGTTATCAGATTAAAGGAGGAGTCGGAGCGGATACCGCTGACCCTCCAGGATTATGATCCGCAGAGGGGAATAATCAACATCGTTTTCCAGATAGTGGGGAAGAGTACGAAAGAATTGGATCTTTTGAAAGAAGGCGATACAATTATGGACGTCGTCGGTCCCCTGGGAAAACCGACCGAGATAGAAAAGTTCGGTACGGTCGTCTGTATCGGCGGTGGTGTCGGAACTCCGGAGATCTATCCTGTGGCACGGGGATTGCGTGAGAGCGGCAACTATGTGGTTTCCATTATCGGCGCACGTTCCAGAGATCTGCTCATTATGGAAGAAGAGATGAAGGCGGTTTCCGATGAATTGCACGTGACGACGGATGACGGTTCATACGGGCGGAAGGGCTTTGTGACCGATGCACTTAAAGAACTTATTGATAAAGGCAAAAAGATCGACAGGGTGTTTGCAGTCGGCCCCGTCGTGATGATGCGGGCTGTTTCTGAAACAACAAGGCCTTATAAAATAAAGACGCTTGTGAGTTTAAATCCGATAATGCTCGATGGAACGGGTATGTGCGGTGTCTGTCGGGTTGAGGTCGGCGGCGAGACCAAGTTCGCCTGTGTCGACGGCCCGGAATTCGACGGTCATCTTGTTAATTATGATCTTTTATTGAAACGACTCAACACCTATCTTAAACAGGAGAAAGAATCAATGGAACTTTTTGAAAGATCGTGCAAAGGAGGTTGCCATGGCTAA
- a CDS encoding adenylate/guanylate cyclase domain-containing protein, translating into MRCKNCNAEITEPLHFCPFCGVFIEGQKELPFENLRLTFLRADLSGFTKMSEQMIAEDVMAFLNEIFGVFSKIIESYKGVIYQIIGDEIVGVFGFPRGTDFAPHMAIIAAEDMLKALMKFNKEKLLETPIGLKIGISIDNALIFSLTNTLKNALIITQGFKKSQILQKNAEDNTLLVCEDLYKATKAFFVYTEIGEFVKDALTVKGFEYKIKEE; encoded by the coding sequence ATGAGATGCAAGAATTGTAACGCTGAAATCACCGAGCCGCTCCATTTCTGTCCATTTTGCGGTGTGTTTATTGAAGGACAGAAAGAATTGCCGTTTGAAAATCTCCGATTGACGTTCTTGAGGGCGGATCTTTCCGGTTTCACCAAAATGAGCGAACAGATGATCGCCGAAGATGTCATGGCGTTTTTAAATGAGATATTCGGGGTGTTTTCAAAAATAATAGAATCATACAAGGGAGTCATTTATCAGATCATAGGTGATGAGATCGTCGGTGTCTTCGGTTTTCCACGCGGGACGGATTTTGCTCCACATATGGCGATCATCGCTGCCGAGGATATGCTTAAGGCGTTGATGAAGTTCAATAAAGAAAAATTGCTTGAGACTCCCATCGGGTTGAAGATTGGGATCTCGATAGACAACGCCCTGATATTCAGTTTGACAAACACCCTCAAAAATGCGCTGATAATCACGCAGGGCTTTAAAAAAAGCCAGATTCTTCAGAAGAACGCCGAGGATAATACCCTCCTGGTATGCGAGGATTTATACAAAGCGACAAAGGCCTTCTTTGTTTATACTGAAATAGGAGAATTCGTTAAAGACGCCTTGACAGTCAAAGGATTTGAGTATAAAATAAAAGAGGAATAA
- the gltA gene encoding NADPH-dependent glutamate synthase yields MAKKIIPQKIPMKEQPPEERIKNFNEVPYGYSEEEAIQEAKRCLQCKRATCIAGCPVEIDIPGFIKKIAEGDFRAAIKIMKDKNVLPAVCGRVCPQEDQCEKVCVLAKKYEPVGIGRLERFIADWEAEQGAAEIPPKAPSTGKRVAVVGSGPGGLTVAGDLIKLGHEVVIFEALHKPGGVLVYGIPEFRLPKTIVQREVDYLLKLGVRLETSFVVGRTKTLDELLEEFDAIYLGTGAGLPWFMNIPGENYNGVYSANEYLTRSNLMKAYLFPQYDTPIVRGKKVAVIGGGNVAMDSARTALRLGAEEVRIIYRRSEKEMPARIEEIEHAKEEGIIFEILTLPVAYHADENGWVKEAECIRMKLGEPDASGRRRPLPIEGSNFKIPVDTVVVAIGQSPNPLIAQTTPDLKVGKWGNIEVDPETGKTSKKGVWAGGDVVRGGATVILAMGDGRVAARSIHEYLKTGVW; encoded by the coding sequence ATGGCTAAGAAGATCATTCCGCAGAAAATACCGATGAAAGAGCAGCCTCCTGAAGAACGCATAAAGAATTTTAATGAAGTTCCGTACGGCTATTCAGAAGAAGAGGCGATCCAGGAAGCCAAACGCTGTCTGCAGTGTAAAAGGGCGACCTGTATAGCGGGCTGTCCTGTGGAGATCGACATTCCCGGTTTTATTAAGAAAATCGCCGAAGGCGATTTTCGAGCCGCGATAAAAATAATGAAGGATAAGAATGTACTTCCGGCTGTCTGCGGCAGGGTTTGTCCCCAGGAGGATCAGTGTGAGAAGGTATGTGTCCTGGCTAAAAAATACGAGCCGGTGGGCATCGGTAGACTGGAACGGTTTATCGCAGACTGGGAAGCCGAGCAGGGTGCCGCGGAAATACCTCCAAAGGCGCCGTCTACTGGTAAACGGGTGGCAGTGGTAGGTTCAGGTCCCGGTGGACTTACGGTCGCCGGCGACCTGATTAAATTGGGACATGAGGTCGTCATCTTTGAGGCGTTACATAAACCAGGCGGCGTGCTGGTATACGGCATTCCGGAATTCAGATTGCCCAAGACCATTGTGCAGCGCGAAGTCGATTATCTGTTGAAATTAGGTGTTAGGCTTGAAACAAGTTTTGTCGTCGGCAGGACCAAGACCCTGGATGAGCTTCTTGAAGAGTTTGACGCGATATATCTGGGAACAGGTGCTGGCCTTCCCTGGTTCATGAATATCCCCGGAGAGAATTACAACGGTGTCTATTCGGCGAATGAGTATTTGACACGTTCCAATCTTATGAAGGCATATCTCTTTCCGCAGTATGATACACCCATTGTCCGCGGTAAAAAAGTAGCCGTCATCGGCGGCGGCAATGTAGCGATGGATTCGGCACGGACCGCGTTGAGGCTCGGCGCCGAAGAGGTGAGAATAATCTATCGACGGTCTGAAAAAGAGATGCCCGCGAGAATCGAAGAGATTGAACACGCAAAAGAAGAAGGTATAATTTTTGAAATCCTCACCCTGCCGGTGGCGTACCACGCAGATGAGAACGGTTGGGTCAAGGAAGCCGAGTGTATCAGGATGAAATTGGGCGAGCCCGATGCATCAGGTAGAAGGAGGCCGTTGCCGATCGAAGGTTCTAATTTTAAAATACCGGTCGACACCGTGGTCGTGGCGATCGGTCAGAGTCCGAATCCGTTGATCGCACAGACGACACCTGATTTAAAGGTCGGGAAATGGGGGAATATCGAGGTCGACCCTGAGACCGGCAAGACTTCAAAGAAGGGTGTTTGGGCAGGCGGCGATGTGGTGCGCGGCGGAGCGACCGTTATTCTGGCGATGGGTGACGGCAGGGTTGCAGCACGCTCGATCCATGAATATTTAAAGACAGGCGTCTGGTAA
- a CDS encoding HEAT repeat domain-containing protein encodes MPDYSTKFLNDLIKQIGLGINISRTYPKGHPSLQPVVQRLRILLKEIPIEQDSISLVIIEDVIMIENERFDSRTLPIVKSLVHRFNQLGVKSITFNVELSEEDIREFFTAMAATPADIADYGDIVALVRAKGITGIKVNKFRVGVISTDEQAQAMNWEQFLDSLTVTQAAMTDEERIKELGGFLAGVGLVGDEPVEVQTGKIISGLEKLALMIADQYGEDRWNEYSVVFSRMLSALSPTIKKNVVKYRTENKKLSVLFKSLIPSMSDEDIIDIISVKAKDKTPETEQEIIDVLKNVTGSRLPGILSTLRVNVPELDFEKIVARLMTEMKTIKGEKAAQKFMAQNLESEMRTIFPRLRDPSHEERIKAVDELMEYANKLFEAEKYDLVRLLVDRLDTMADAETEIKTFDRVINALKTLYKKAEEFKKDDLIQFVSKKFGKHLLRKDAALLDRKKIIIKSISDIRDQNYIPELVSLLWDPGTFAEAREALMSMAEFSVPLLIETLKDTEDRSVRMKIIDVLVRIGERAIPEIEKLLTAPEWYIRRNGVYILGEMKVMAAVDRLAELIGDENEQVQLAVIESLSKLGDERVKEHIKKALDSKSKKVVIAAMKHLDKEDVKEKLEEAVQWVKLRKGIPNEKEEEFRREIIAVLGKFGDDSVVDVLFSIVNEKALFKKDLILPTKKAALNALADIRTEKARQLLENAAAHKDQFISAAAEEILKKRFNV; translated from the coding sequence ATGCCCGACTATTCTACAAAATTTCTTAATGATTTAATCAAACAAATCGGGCTTGGTATAAATATCTCACGCACCTATCCAAAAGGACATCCATCATTGCAGCCGGTTGTTCAAAGGCTCAGAATTTTGCTCAAGGAGATACCGATCGAACAGGACTCTATTTCGTTGGTGATTATAGAAGATGTTATTATGATAGAGAATGAGCGTTTTGATTCCAGAACGCTGCCGATCGTCAAGAGTCTTGTCCACAGATTCAATCAACTCGGTGTGAAGAGTATCACATTCAACGTTGAACTTTCTGAAGAAGATATAAGAGAGTTCTTCACCGCCATGGCGGCGACTCCGGCCGACATCGCGGATTACGGTGATATCGTCGCGCTCGTGCGCGCAAAAGGTATTACCGGCATCAAGGTCAACAAGTTCCGGGTGGGCGTCATTTCCACGGACGAACAGGCTCAGGCCATGAACTGGGAACAGTTTTTGGATTCCTTGACCGTCACCCAGGCGGCGATGACCGATGAAGAAAGGATTAAAGAATTGGGAGGATTTCTCGCCGGCGTCGGCCTTGTCGGTGACGAACCCGTGGAGGTGCAGACAGGGAAGATTATTTCGGGTCTGGAAAAACTCGCCCTCATGATCGCCGACCAATACGGTGAAGACCGGTGGAATGAATATTCCGTCGTTTTTTCGCGTATGCTCAGTGCCTTGTCGCCGACCATAAAAAAGAATGTCGTAAAGTACCGCACCGAAAACAAAAAACTTTCTGTTCTCTTCAAAAGTTTGATCCCAAGCATGTCTGATGAAGACATCATTGATATAATTTCAGTTAAGGCGAAAGATAAAACTCCTGAAACAGAGCAGGAGATTATCGATGTTCTCAAGAATGTCACAGGTTCACGCCTGCCGGGTATTTTGTCGACGCTGCGCGTCAATGTACCTGAACTTGATTTTGAAAAGATCGTCGCTCGGCTGATGACTGAAATGAAGACCATCAAAGGAGAAAAGGCGGCGCAGAAATTTATGGCTCAGAACTTAGAGAGCGAGATGAGGACCATATTCCCCCGTCTTCGTGACCCTTCCCATGAGGAGAGGATTAAGGCGGTCGATGAGCTTATGGAATACGCGAATAAACTTTTCGAAGCCGAAAAGTACGACCTGGTCAGGCTCCTGGTCGACCGTCTGGATACCATGGCCGACGCCGAGACCGAGATTAAGACATTTGATCGGGTGATCAACGCCTTGAAGACACTTTATAAGAAAGCCGAGGAGTTTAAAAAGGACGACCTCATTCAATTTGTTTCAAAGAAGTTCGGTAAGCATCTGTTACGTAAAGACGCGGCATTGCTGGACAGAAAGAAGATCATCATCAAGAGCATCAGTGATATCAGGGACCAGAATTACATTCCTGAATTGGTTTCTCTTCTGTGGGATCCCGGGACATTCGCCGAAGCGAGAGAGGCCTTGATGTCGATGGCAGAGTTCTCAGTACCTCTATTGATTGAGACCTTAAAAGATACTGAGGACCGTTCCGTGAGAATGAAGATTATCGACGTCCTCGTGAGGATCGGAGAGAGGGCGATACCTGAAATCGAGAAGTTACTGACCGCTCCGGAATGGTACATACGCAGGAACGGGGTTTATATTCTTGGAGAGATGAAGGTCATGGCTGCGGTTGACCGCCTCGCTGAATTGATCGGCGACGAGAACGAGCAGGTTCAACTGGCAGTGATTGAGAGTCTCAGTAAACTCGGTGACGAGAGGGTGAAGGAACATATCAAAAAGGCGTTAGACAGTAAATCGAAAAAAGTTGTCATCGCCGCAATGAAACATCTGGATAAAGAAGATGTAAAAGAAAAACTCGAAGAAGCGGTTCAATGGGTGAAACTGCGTAAGGGTATTCCCAATGAAAAGGAAGAAGAATTCAGACGGGAGATCATAGCGGTTCTGGGTAAGTTCGGTGATGATTCAGTGGTTGATGTTCTCTTCAGTATCGTCAATGAAAAGGCACTCTTCAAGAAAGATCTTATTTTACCCACCAAAAAGGCGGCTCTGAACGCCCTGGCAGACATCAGAACAGAAAAGGCAAGACAATTACTGGAAAACGCCGCCGCCCATAAAGATCAGTTCATTTCCGCGGCGGCTGAAGAGATACTTAAAAAACGTTTCAACGTTTAA